AGAGACAAAAGACTTGGAGACTATGACAATGGAGCAACTTCTTGGATCACTACaagcttatgaagaaaagaagaagaagaaagaagatattgTGGAGTAAGTTCTCAAAATGAGAATTGATCACAAGGAATAAAAGCATGTTCGTGGAGCTCGATGAATCGGTGAAAACCAATGTGGCTTTGGGAGATGAATCGAAGATGGAGGTGAAAGGTAAAGGAAATATTCTCATCCGCTTGAAGAATGGAGATCATCAATTCATTTCCAATGTTTACTACATTCCAAGCATGAAGACCAACATCTTGAGCCTATGACAACTTTTAGAGAAAGGTTATGACATTCGACTAAAAGATAATAGCCTTTCTTTAAGAGACAGTGCAAATAATCTCATCACAAAGGTGCCAATGTCAAGCAATAGAATGTTTGTCCTAAACATTCAAAATGACATTGAACGATGTCTCAAGATGTGCCACAAGGAGGAATCTTGGCTTTGGCATCTTCGATTTGGGCATATCAACTTTGGAAGCTTAGAGCTACTTTCCAAGAAAGAAATGGTGAAAGGATTACCTTGCATAAATCATTCAAATCAAGTGTGTGAAGGTTGCTTACTTGGAAATCAATTCAAGATGAGTTTTCCAAAGGAGTCGGAGACAAGAGCAAGAAAGCCACTAAAACTCATACATACAGATGTATGTGGTCCTATCAAACCAAGTTCACTTGGTAAGAGTAACTATTTCCTTCTCTTTATCgatgacttttcaagaaaaacatgggtttactttttgaaacaaaaatcagaagtgtttgaaaattttaaaaagttcaaaGCCCATGTTGAGAAGGAAAGTTATCTTAAGATCAAGTCCATGAGATCGGATCGAGGAGGAGAATTTATGTCCAAAGAGTTTCTGAAATATTGTGAAGATAATGGCATCCGGAGACAGTTAACAGTGCCAAGAacccctcaacaaaatggagtagctGAAAGAAAGAATAGGACAATACTTGAGATGACAAGAAGCATGCTCAAGAGTAAGAAGCTACCAAATGAGTTTTGGGCGGAAGCAGTTgcttgtgcggtttatatatcaaaccgCTCCAACAAAAAGTATTTTAGGAAAGACACCACAAGAAGCTTGGAGCGAAAGGAAGCCCGGTGTGTCGCACTTAAAAGTCTTTGAAAGCATTGCTTACGCTCATGTTCCAGACGAAAAGCAGAGCAAACTAGATGATAAAAGTGAGAAGTACATCTTCATTGGGTATGACGCTAACTCCAAAGGCTACAAGCTCTACAATcctgaaacaaagaaaacaatcaTTATTAGGAatgtcatctttgatgaagaaggagaatgggaTTGGAGATCAAATAATGAAGACTACAACTTCTTTCCATCCTTTGAAGAAGACAATGTGGAGCAACCGAGAGAAGAGCCAGCTACACCACCAACTTCACCACCAACacgttctcaaggagatgaaagCTCAAGTGAAAGGACTCCACGTTTTAGAAGTCTACAAGACATCTACGAGGTAACCGAAAATCAAGACAATATTACTCTATTTTGTCTATTTGCAGATTGCGAGCCTATGAACTTTGAAGAAGCCCAAGAAAAGAAGTCATAGAGAAGTGCAATGGATGAGGAAATCAAGTCGATTCAAAATAATGATACATGGGAGTTAGCTTCACTTCCAAATGGACACAAGGCAATTGGTGTGAAGTGGGTGTACAAGGCAAAGAAGAACTCTAAAGGAGAAGTTGAAAGGTACAAGGCAAGATTGGTGGCAAAAGGCTATAGTCAAAGAGCCGAGATCGACTATGATGAGGTATTTGCTCCAGTTGCTCGCTTAGAAACGGTTAGACTAATCATTTCATTGGCAGCCCAAAAGAGTTGGAGgatacatcaaatggatgtaaaatcAGCCTTCTTAAATGGAGACCTTAAGGAAGAAGTCTACATTGAGCAACCACAAGGCTATATAgtcaaaggagaagaagacaaagtcttAAGGCTAAAGAAGGCGCTTTATGGATTAAAACAAGCACCAAGAGCATGGAACACTCGGATTGATAAGTACTTCAAGGAGAAAGGATTCATCAAGTGTCCATATGAGCATGCACtttatatcaaaactcaaaataatGATCTATTGATTGCATGTttatatgttgatgacttgATTTTCACTGGCAACAATCCGATTATGTTTGAAGATTTcaagatggagatgacaaagAAGTTCGAGATGACCGACATTGGATTGGTGTCATACTACCTTGGCATTGAagtaaagcaagaagaaaatGGAATCTTCATTACTCAAGAAGGTTATGCTAAAGAGGTTCTTAAGAAGTTCAAAATGGATGACTCAAATCCAGTTTGCACGCCAATGGAATGTGGAGTCAAGTtatcaaaagaagaagaaggagagagtgtggatccaacactctttaagagtttggttggaagcttacgatatCTAACGTGCACAAGGCCCGACATCCTACACGCAGTTGGAGTTGTGAGTCGATACATGGAGCATCCAACAACAACTCATTTCAAGGCAGCCAAGAGGATCCTACGCTATATCAAAGGTATAATCAACTTTGGCTTGTATTACTCTATTTCTGGCGATTACAAGCTTGTTGGATATAGCGATAGCGATTGGGGTGGAGatgtagatgaccggaaaagcACAAGTGGCTTCGTGTTTTTCATTGGAGAAACCGCTTTCACATGGATGTCAAAGAAGCAACCAATTGTCACTCTTTCTACTTGTGAAGCGGAGTATGTGGCAGCTACTTCATGTGTTTGCCATGCTATTTGGTTACGAAACTTGTTAAAGGAGTTGAACCTATCACAAGAGGAGCCAACGAAGATCTGTGTGGATAACAAGTCGGCAATAGCATTGGCGAAGAATCCAGTCTTCCATGATCGGAGTAAGCACATCGATACTCGTTATCACTACATTAGAGAATGTGTTACCAAGATGGATGTGCAGTTAGAGTATGTGAAGACAAATGATCaagtagctgatatcttcaccaagccaCTCAAGCGAGAAGACTTTATCAAGATGAGGAGCTTACTCGGagtaaccaaatcaagtttaagagAGGGTGTTGAAAATTAAACATGATTTGGGTCATATTATTGGGCTAACAACTCACTAATCATGTTTAGCCCAACCCAAATTCTAGAAAGTGTCTAGAAAAATCTCCACCtccataagataaaaaaatctagatattttgGTAGAATTATCTAGATGATTAGGATAAAATTATCTAGATATTTTAGTAGAATTCTCTAgatttaagataaaaatatgtaccttggaggctataaatacctccGCTCTCTTCTCATTTTGTATCACCAAAAAATAATCAAGTTTGTAACAAACTTTCAAGTAATAAAAATTCATCTTCTAAGTTataaaatctttcttcttcacaaacttctttctcttcaaacaattaaacactttctccatctttataaagtttttcattccaacaaTGACTTTCGGAAAACTTCTTTATTTGCATATTAAACGTTTAAACAAATCAAATTCTGTCCATGTGAGACATACCGAGATGAGTTTCCTGGGAGGACGAGAATGCCACACTCCGTTAGACTCTTGCGCAGTTTCTCAGCAGTAAGTCTTGATCCATCCTCCATATCCATGAATATCTGAATTTTGAgacaaataattaatataattattgatAACACAACAAGAGTGTTGACAATGCGCACCGCACCATGTTAGTCTCCACGGCTGCAGCGTTTATTCTAATCCCTTTCATTTGATTCAACCCTTCTGCAAATATTTACGTTATTATCTGTTATATATTTCTTGTTGTGGTGAATTCTAATAGTGAATACGGTCAATGAGTGGTACGTACGTACCAGCTAACAACTTTGCCTTCTTGTGGTCAAATTGTAGCTTTGGGAGGTTCTCTTGGAGTGCGACCAAAGCGGCTGCACACAGAACACCTATTTGTCTCATTCCTCCACCTAATGTTTTCCTCAACGTTTTCGCCTTTTCTATGAAAGTATGTGAGCCAACGATTACAGTTCCCACCGGAGCTCCAAGACCTTTAGAGAGACACACCTGAAACATAGTATGTACATGTGTGAGCTAATGTCTCAGTTATCTTTtatctaaacttttttttcagaTGTTAGAAAGAGAGAAGACGGTACCGAAACAGAGTCAGCAGCCTATGGACTGGAACTCCAAGTGCctacagaaaaaaaattgtttcataaCATTTTAGTCTATGATTTATAAAAAGTAGCAAATCTcataaataacaatttttaagttttatcacaaaatagcattcaaaaagaaaatttcccACAATTACgtttataaatcaataaaatcaCTAAAACCATACATCCTATCTAACCATAACTCCACATACTAAATACTAAGCCTTAAACTTTAATCATTAAACCCAAacctatagaaaaaaaaacaaaaactatatttaaaaattttaatgctattttagtgaattttttatttgtgttaattttttgatcaaaaatttaatttagtgCTATCTAAAGATATTTCTCTTACATATAATAATTGCGTTTATATGTCACAATCCTAGTTCAAACGTGTTATACTGTGGATTGTTataaaaaaagagataaatttaaccaaaaaaaaagagataaattaAGTAGATGACTGATATTACAATGGAAGCATTAAAGAGGCGAGCTCCATCGATATGAAGCTTCAGTCCATGTCTCTTCGCAATCTTTCCAACACTATCTGTGTATTCAGCGCTCAAACATCTCCCACCAGAGCTGCATCAAAACCTCATAAGAGACTACTAGCTAATATAGCATGCAAGTATGATTTACGTGTGCATGCGACACTTACTTGGCGTGTGTGTTCTCCAAGCAAATCAACATTGTAGATGGATAAAACGTGCTTCCTTTAGGGTCTCTAATAGCTGCTTCTATAGCCCCCAACTCCATCGTCCCGTCTTCTTCATTCTTGACTGTCTTGGGATGCACGCCTCCTATTGTTGATATCCCTCCATTCTCGTAAACATGGATGTGGGAGTTGTCTCCAAGAATCACCTCGCTGCCTCTCATTTCGCAGTGAACCATAACGCATATTAGATTCCCCATTGTGCCGGATGGCACGAAGAGAGCTGCCTCTTTACCCATCATCTTAGCCATCTCCTCTTCAAGATGTCGAGCTGTTGGGTCGTAGCCAAGGATGTCATCGTCCACTTCTGCACTAGCCATTGCTTCGCGCATAGCATCAGTGGGTCTTGTCACGGTGTCTGATCGTAGATCCACACTTCTTGTCACCATCTTAAAAGCCCTAACGTGTTATATAAGGCAAAGATTTAGAAAAGGATGAACAAAAgcattaataactaaaaaaaacattaataacttttagaaaaaaatcaatccttatcaaatttaaaaccCTAGCGTGTTATATAATGTAAAGACTTCCTAATTGTTTAtgatttttcttaataatatgTTTCAACAGTTTTGACTGTCATGATCAGAAGGAAAAACCTTGACATTTCACTTTCCAGTAATTGAACGTTTGAACTGGTCTTTGGGGACAAACCAATAAATCTcctattaaaatgtaaaacgtCCGTAGGAATCTCACTAATTGCTGCTTTTAAATATTAGAGATTAGGATGAGAAGAATATTAAAATGTCCCCGTCCTTCTTAGCATCATTAGAAGGAAAAGTCTTAGAATATCttagtataataaaatattagtcAGAACATTAAGAAGGAAtgtataaaaaatatagaaaacgaGTACTAgtactagtagtagtaataaaagTATTTAGAATAATTATTGTGTTGAGCATGATGATCATGCAGCTTGAGATTTGAATCATATAGAACCGGAGGAGTACCTGTGTAAACGAAGAAGGATGTTCTTGTTTCTGATTCCAACTTGAGCTTGATTAAATAAGCTTGTTGCGGCCTAACACCAAAATAACACATCAcaataattaaaacattttctttaaaaaagcATCTGGAAGCTAAGGAAAGTTCCAGGTTTGcatgttaagaaaaaggataaTATACAAACACAGAATCTGTTAGGCCAAAGCTATCATTTGGCTGCCAGGAAACCTTTGGAATTTAGGAACGTTTGGCACTGGAACTTAAAAGAAAACGACGAAGTTGGGTACCATATGGAAACAAGTACATGTGTTTCCAAGGCAAAATGCTATTCACTAGATAGTCGTTGTCTTCTTATTATCCTCGACCGTACCGATGAACCAAAGTTTTATATTGTTCACTTTCAATTGATCTAAATTGTAAGgtcttttattatatttgtcAAAACTTATACTAGTTTTTTCATAATGACTATATCAATGATCTGTCATACCATAAGTTGGATAACTATTTATCACCACGTATTTACGAAAGAAGACAAGTATGATgcagaaaaagacaaaacatgATTTTGTAATGACAATACacatatgtaaattttattctGTTTCCTGTATAAATTTCCTTTATATTGGTACAATCTCAAATATTCATaatatgctatatatatatattacgaaTTTAAGGAGAAACAATGATCTATGATGGAACGGATATCAAATATACATGGAGACATGCTATAACTAAAGCACCAATTAATTAAGGTGTATCATCTACAAATCTTCTTACCATTAGTTCTAAAACACCTAGAtttgtttattcatttttagaaggaagaagaagatggaaaaaTGGAACGTACCACttgattagtaagaaagacttAAGATACCGGTATAGAGCTGCTCATGTACTCGATCACATTTAAGATACCGGTATAGGCCTGAAAAGCATGATTCACAAAGAGTTTAACGTAGAATATAATCCAGTAAAAGAGCTATGAGTTATCTAATAACTAAATCTAACAAATATGATAATCCAAAAGTATAAGGCTTTGACACTGTGAGCTGTATTGATATCACATAAGCAGCTTTCTTTGAATTAAAGTAAAACAAATACCAGCTAGTGCCAACACAAAACAGATTCTTTAAAACAGCAGAGTGTTGATATATTGACATACCAAAGATGCAAAAAAGAATAGAaccaaaaactaataaaagagacCGAAGAAGCCTCTTTCCCATTCTCAATCCCCGCCCATTTTCTGCCCCTTCCTCCTGCAGCCAGTCTCAACATCAATGTTAGTCAACACTGCCACCAGGTGCATTGACACTAAACATAAGGCATCAGATTTTATCAAATCTCACGTTAATGTTGGAGATGAAGGTGCTTCAAAGGATTTtaatttctcaaaaattctGTACATAAATACAAAAGACATGAACAGCAGTGGTTTGTATTCAACGCTACGTTGGATGGCAATCCATGCactctgcaaaaaaaaagagagtgagaaacagaaacagagagagaTTCATATATGACTGAGATATTAACATTTCAAATGTCATATATGCATAGATATGGAGAAACAAGAAACTTTTACAGCATGAATACAAAAAATCCACATTCCTAAAAAGTTTCAACATTATTCTTCTGAAGTACTTACAAACACAGTTGCTATTGATAGGTTGATTAACATCTCATTTCTAGAAGACTTGGAATACCTGTAACAAGATGGGTCAAcaaatcatgattataatatgCTTTTGAACGatgaacataaaaaaatttgagcGGACAGTGGACTCATAAGGAATCTCTTACCTTGGACCCCATGGTATTATAGGCTGCTTATCAGCGTATTTAATGTCCTTGGAAACCTGAATTATGAGAAATTCACCTAGGTTTAAGAAAGGAAGTCCATAGAGTCCAAAGAGGAACAACTTGGACAACTTGAACAAATACAATTAcaattatgaaataaataagtaaaaactgagcaaatatataaatattaaaagcaCAAAAATCATATGAAATTGGACAACTTGAGATGAAAACCAATAATTACATAACAAACTAAATCAAATACAAGAACATTCATAGAGTGAAACGATGAATAACTGAATATTCCTTTATATAAGCACAATCAACTTTCTAAAATAGtcatgcaaatcattttttttggtttacatAGACTGCACAACaaattcacaatttcaaaattaaaataattacttATTTATGATAAAGCACCAAACAAAAAGtatcaaaattaagataaaaatggccaataatagaaataatataaataatatttgttgCTGGAGAGTGATCTCTCCAACTTTGAGTTGGAGATTGTCCACGTGGCCATAGAATCTCTCGATGATAGCTTCAAAGAGTTTCGTTTGTTTCAATCTTTTGCAGGGGACAAACTTTGAGCTAGATAGCTTAATGAAATTCAACATGCGTAGTGCTGCATCTCCTTACTACATAACTTTGGTTGCATGCCTTCCATCTAGCGGTTTGCAGTAGATCTTTCAGGTTCTCGTAGAGGAAGAACGTCTTGGCATTTTAGATTTGACATGCCCCATCTCTAGACCTGAAGGTAAAGATTGCTTTGTTGATACATTAATCAATTTCACTACTTTTGATGACTATATTTGACATATCACATAGGGACCAATAGTTCGAAGAAGGAGTCAACTCCGTCAACTCCTTTTTATGTCCACATACCGAACCATTGTCTGCTACCTACCAAGACAGATTGCTTGGCTGGATCAAGTCAGTAATTCCATGGCCTTCCTCTGAGATTGGTTTCAGTGACACAAAGCGTTTTTACATGGTAATATACTCTTATTGTGGTCACTTGCATGCATCAGTTTTGCTTTTGACGTAGTACTAAATtactaatatatgtttttttttggtagttgAATGAATCTGAGTTGCAATTTGATTGGATTTCTTTATACGTGGAACTTGCAATTTGTGATTCTCATAGGTGGTTTACAGCTGTAAGGTTTATGCTCTCCACTTTGCATATCAATAAGATGTATCAATAACATACTTGGTGATGATACAAAGTCTTGTTGTTGCAGAAGGATCTCTCCAACTTTGAGTTAGAGATTGTCCAAGTGGCCATAGAATCTCTCGATGATAAGGAACCCCCAAGTCTCAAGTCTAAAGCTGCTGTCATTTACATAACATACAAGGACTTAGCCAAGGCTAGGACTGGTGAGCCTTATCACTGGTGAGCCTTATCACTGCCAAGCTGTTGTGAGACGAGTAATCAACGAGGCTACAAGAACATTGAGCATCCAAGGTGATTGCTAGATTGAAGATGAAACGGCTTCGGCTTTGGCGGCTTCTAAGAAGAGATCCTGAATGCTTAGGAGTTCATAAGCTATGTAGTTGTCTAGTCCTAGGTGGTACGTACAAAAACTGTGGACTCTGTTCTTCCCCCACTAGTTGATTAGCTATTTAGTAATTTAAGACATTTGAAGATGTGTATCGGATGGTAATATTTAACTATTAATTAGTGATGCTTATGTATTGTGTGCTTTTGGTCTCTATTTAAGACATTTGAAGATGTGTATCGGATGTAGTAGTACTTAACTGTTATTACTTATTACTTTGTGCTTTTGGTGTCTCTATATATGCTTTTGGTCTCTCTATTTAAGACATTCGAAGATGTATATCAGATGGTAGTATTTAACTATTAATTAGTGATGCTTATGtaattttgtgtttttggtctctttcttttttttaagcaTGTCCCTAATGCAATTAAGTTAATTTACTATTTTCATTTGCATCATTTATAGATTAAGTTGACTTTGGTATGCATTAACCAATTTTGTGATAGTATGTAATGCCCAATCTAGTCCTAAATCTAAGATTGAGCACTACAGTACGAGAAACATTGATAAAAGCATTATTTCATAAGTTTTCTAACCGTACCTTCATTTCTTAACACCATTTGGCAAAACAACCcctaattaaaacataatttatgtaGACTGATCCTTCCAACCATCGTGTCGTTTTTTGCTCTATAGACTCCACTACACACCGTTTCATATACAGGAGACtagtaaaacacacaaaaacccGTGTCTTAGAGAGAGAATGTCCAATCAATCAATCCATCACTAACTATCGTCTTTCTCCAACAAACACCGCCTTAGACTCTGAGAAAGAGGATGACTTGTCATCCATTGAAAGCATAACTCCTCTCAATCGAAGATCGATTCCGTTCACCAGTCTCCTCTCTCATTGAAAAGGTTCCTTCcttctttctctttgttttgcTACATTTAGTAACTTGTTTTTTCCTCTGAATCATTTGCTTCCGCTTTGAGATAGTTCTCTCACTTGGATCCTTTCGAATCTTACTCATTGATCAAAAAGCTTATACAATTCAAATCGGTTCAAACTGTTCTTACtcggttaaaatcaatttaaattaatctatttagtctaaatatgttaaattaagcaataatgttagtataaatctataaatttgtttaatttattttattttgtgtatttaattttgataattcatcacaaaaaatttataattaaacccaaaaactaaaGTATGTtgtataaatgtaaaatatatatataatagattaatTATTCGTTAACGCCTAGGCCTCGCCTAAGCCTCGTCTAGGCCTCGAATAACCCGGTTAATCGCTAGTTCTCTAAAAAACACCTAGTTACCGCCTAtcgattttttgaacattaatcCAGATCATAAAAATGCACAAGCAAGAGATAcacaagtaaaaaaaatgattatgaattaaattgaagacaaaataaaccaaagaataattattgaaaaatgtaaaacaatatctaactatataataacaaacacgtcattattattattaaaagagaaatatatgaATACTAGAAacacaaaatcataaaatattgaacaaCTTGAGATCAAAACCGATAATTACATAACAAACTaaggaaaatataaaaacattcatagattaaaacaatgaataattaaatgtagaccccaaaaaataaataaaataaaaatcataattactCTCCGACCCAAAGCAAATCCAATATATCATTTCATATCTATTAACTCTAACGGCATATCCATTATCCAATGGGACTGGgagaaaaaacataaaagcatCAAATGGAGTATACCTTTTAAGAATTTGTCAAGTCTATAAAGATAAAGACACCTCACTCAAGACACCTCTTTTActaaacacaacacaacacaacaacaacaaaactcaaaacataCTATGACTTGCAGCCAAAACAACAACAGCAACGACAACAAGTACCAGATCTGCGAAGAGATCGGTCGGGGACGCTTCGGCACCGTCACTCGCGTCTACGCTCCTTCCACCGGCGACTTCTACGCCTGCAAAACCATCGACAAGACCTCCCTCACCGACGCGCTCGACCGCGCGTGCATCGACACAGAGCCCAAACTCATGGCTCTCTTGTCTTACCACCCGAACATCATCCAAATCCACGACCTCGTCGAAACGGACTCGACTCTCTCCATCTACATGGAGCTAGTGGACCCCTCCGTCTCCATCTACGACCGCCTCGTCTCCTCCGGGACCTTCTCCGAGTCCCAAACGGCGTCGTTCGCGAAACAGATTCTTCTAGGGCTCTCGCATTGCCACCGGTACGGCGTCGTTCACAGGGACATTAAGCCGGAGAATATTCTGTTGGATCTTAGGAACGATACTGTAAAAATCTGTGACTTCGGGTCTGGGGTTTGGTTGGGTGAGGGAGAGACCACGGAAGGCGTGGTGGGGACGCCGTATTACGTGGCGCCGGAGGTTCTGATGGGTTGTTCGTACGGAGAGAAGGTTGATCTCTGGAGCGCGGGTGTTGTTTTGTACACGATGCTCGCCGGAGCTCCGCCGTTTTACGGGGAGACGGCGGAGGAGATTTTCGAGGCGGTGCTGAGGGGAAACTTGAGGTTTCCGCCGAGTGTGTTCAGAGGTGTCTCGTCGATGGCTAAAGACTTCTTGAGGAAGTTGATGTGTAAGGATGCTTCTAGAAGACTCTCAGCTGAACAAGCTCTCAGTAAGTTTTAGTTCTTGCATGATCTTTGTTTTTTAACCATTCATTAGATAGATCTGTCTAAAAGTTAAATCCAAAAGGTCAAATTTGTTAAACGTAAatagttttgtaatttttaaaatgaatattttgcAGGGCACCCCTGGATTCAACGAGCAGGGGAAGCAGATGAAAGATTCATCTAGAAAGATTTGGATATATAAGTGAAGAGGGGAGAATAAGTTAAAGTACTATTAATAAGTAATGAGTAGTGCTTATCGCTTTTCTTGGTCTTGGTCTAGGTCTGACAGTAACATGTGTGTGGGAGTGTGTCGGCATGTAAATGGGTGGGTTTGCTTTGTATATTACGCCTACTCAGTCACATGGTAAAGGCTCTTTTGAAAGAACGCATAAAAAAGGagctaaataaataaaaaaagaggtTGCTGCCAAGTTCCAAGCTGGCTGACTAGGCTTCTTCTGAGTGATGTTTGGCAATGAGTTTTTTTGTCTTTCGTTTTGTGAAATGTTGGCTTTTGCTGTTTAAGTCCTTTAGGGTAGTGTGGTGTAGAGGATAACTATCTTTTTCCACCTTTTACTGTTTTATTTTATGCCTTTGAGGTGTGTAAAAGGATGAGAGGAAGCAGAGTTGTATTCTTCTTTTCCTTgctttatcaataaaataagttatgtatatgtctttgttttttcttattccATCCAAAATGGTACAtatgataatttatttgataattatccagtcttgtataattttattttagagaaattttggAGATGGGTTTAGATTAAAACAACACCTAACGAAGACATTTtgatatatttcttatgtttgttttcttattgACATGGCAAATTTTCTCTAGATTGTGTAACTTGCTTTAGAGCCCCAAAACGTTCTTTAGTAAGACTCCA
The window above is part of the Brassica napus cultivar Da-Ae chromosome C8, Da-Ae, whole genome shotgun sequence genome. Proteins encoded here:
- the LOC106416559 gene encoding phosphoenolpyruvate carboxylase kinase 1-like, producing the protein MTCSQNNNSNDNKYQICEEIGRGRFGTVTRVYAPSTGDFYACKTIDKTSLTDALDRACIDTEPKLMALLSYHPNIIQIHDLVETDSTLSIYMELVDPSVSIYDRLVSSGTFSESQTASFAKQILLGLSHCHRYGVVHRDIKPENILLDLRNDTVKICDFGSGVWLGEGETTEGVVGTPYYVAPEVLMGCSYGEKVDLWSAGVVLYTMLAGAPPFYGETAEEIFEAVLRGNLRFPPSVFRGVSSMAKDFLRKLMCKDASRRLSAEQALRHPWIQRAGEADERFI